A window from Candidatus Lernaella stagnicola encodes these proteins:
- a CDS encoding radical SAM protein — MIPPQGKPTILLAKPAPGYHAWPIADDFCRHLYRCPAATFPALAGAVPREGVAFYDGVFEPGATPEALGRLAADFPIVALGVVSPVTALNTHMQIRAIRQLAPRTKIIMGGHHATMFAERWLEHGVDAVVRQEGEQAFAELTQRYLAGESPAGIAGVTWRDGERTVVEADREFVHSLDDLPLPRWDVVDFSLYDLGMAPHGRSASLETARGCGHGCTFCCVSTMWRRRQRFKSAARVAEELRDLHARGVRQLLIADDNFGAHRERDKEIFEQTKNLDMAMWALIRPETIYRYPDWVDAAAAGGLKMALVGFENLDQRMLQDFDKDVGLGLPEYREVYRRLRAHGVFVYGLFVRDYDFTDHDVWPYRGLFQVADMTTHCRYIPMPGVPAADTLIQEGYEMRDMFYHNRFIPAFRHHTRIQKSRFAGAALLALIHPRNFWKMWRGDYVARTFFRRVYGGILKDLLNMRWKHMKILSVWLHRNWSPQKRQDATVRLALDDKP, encoded by the coding sequence ATGATCCCTCCTCAAGGCAAACCGACCATTCTGCTGGCGAAACCGGCCCCCGGGTATCATGCCTGGCCGATTGCGGACGATTTCTGCCGCCACTTGTATCGTTGCCCCGCCGCGACCTTTCCCGCCCTGGCCGGCGCCGTGCCGCGCGAAGGCGTAGCGTTCTATGATGGCGTTTTCGAACCCGGCGCCACGCCGGAAGCGCTCGGACGCCTGGCCGCCGATTTTCCGATCGTCGCCTTGGGCGTGGTCTCGCCGGTCACCGCGCTGAACACCCACATGCAAATCCGCGCCATCCGCCAACTGGCGCCCCGCACCAAAATCATCATGGGCGGGCACCATGCCACGATGTTTGCCGAGCGTTGGTTGGAACACGGCGTGGATGCCGTCGTTCGCCAAGAAGGGGAACAAGCTTTCGCCGAATTGACCCAGCGCTATCTGGCGGGAGAGTCGCCGGCGGGCATCGCCGGGGTTACGTGGCGCGACGGCGAACGCACCGTGGTCGAGGCCGACCGCGAGTTTGTTCATTCGTTGGACGATCTGCCGTTGCCGCGATGGGATGTTGTGGATTTCTCTCTCTACGACTTGGGCATGGCACCGCACGGCCGTTCCGCCTCGTTGGAAACGGCTCGCGGTTGCGGCCACGGTTGCACGTTTTGCTGCGTGAGTACGATGTGGCGTCGTCGCCAGCGTTTCAAGAGCGCCGCGCGCGTCGCGGAAGAACTGCGCGACCTGCACGCGCGTGGCGTGCGGCAGTTGCTCATTGCCGACGACAATTTCGGTGCACACCGCGAGCGCGACAAAGAAATATTTGAGCAGACAAAAAATCTCGACATGGCTATGTGGGCGCTCATTCGCCCCGAAACGATCTATCGCTATCCCGATTGGGTCGACGCCGCCGCGGCCGGGGGCCTGAAGATGGCATTGGTCGGCTTCGAGAATCTCGACCAACGAATGCTGCAGGATTTCGACAAAGACGTCGGCCTTGGTTTGCCTGAATACCGCGAGGTGTACCGTCGTCTTCGCGCCCACGGAGTGTTCGTCTACGGCTTGTTTGTCCGCGACTACGATTTCACCGATCACGATGTTTGGCCCTATCGCGGATTGTTCCAGGTGGCGGATATGACGACCCACTGCCGCTATATCCCGATGCCGGGCGTCCCTGCCGCCGACACCCTGATCCAAGAGGGCTACGAAATGCGGGATATGTTCTATCACAACCGTTTCATCCCGGCGTTTCGGCATCACACCCGGATACAAAAAAGCCGCTTTGCCGGCGCGGCGCTGCTGGCCCTGATCCACCCCCGCAATTTCTGGAAAATGTGGCGCGGCGATTACGTGGCGCGCACCTTCTTCCGCCGCGTGTACGGCGGCATTCTTAAAGACTTGTTGAACATGCGCTGGAAGCACATGAAAATCCTCAGCGTCTGGCTGCACCGCAACTGGTCGCCGCAAAAGCGGCAGGATGCCACCGTGCGCCTGGCGCTCGACGACAAGCCGTAG